A genomic region of Oryza glaberrima chromosome 1, OglaRS2, whole genome shotgun sequence contains the following coding sequences:
- the LOC127760157 gene encoding transcription factor MYC2-like: protein MEDCSSWIHGYANANATAGNNGFMCGYAASCSPVEYQQQQQLVGSQIEHHLNQISMQMGMDDESAVYDGASMVDDLLMASSSAHHHAGAGSFQYSSPTSSSASFRSASVSCSPESSAAATTHFLGPPAPSAAAAGFHYQEVSSQAPLPLPLPPYEPQHGQYTTVLSPPPPAPELPATTTPATGGAFRRYARHLRPRRLPKPGRCGQRMFKTAMSVLTKMHVAATYNRQYYYQQAAAAAASASAAEAPPSGNQLQHMISERKRREKLNDSFVALKAVLPPGSKKDKTSILIRAREYVKSLESKLSELEEKNRDLEARLASRPAAAAKNDKGETAAAPAPEAGDETKRKDLVEIEVTTSGSGPGAADAAAAAGGDQETCTLNVDLRGGGGGGGMSTTDVVLRTLQCLREQIGDGASLVAMSTSAGSGGRPPRANLTLQLKV, encoded by the exons ATGGAGGATTGCAGCAGCTGGATCCATGGCTACGCCAACGCTAACGCCACCGCCGGCAACAACGGCTTCATGTGCGGCTACGCTGCCAG CTGCAGCCCAGTAGAgtatcagcagcagcaacagctggTCGGCTCGCAGATTGAGCACCACCTCAACCAG ATCAGCATGCAGATGGGGATGGATGACGAGTCGGCGGTGTACGACGGCGCCTCCATGGTGGACGACCTCCTCATGGCTTCCTCGTCGGCGCaccaccacgccggcgccggcagcttCCAGTACTCCTCGCCgacgtcctcctccgcctccttccGCTCCGCCTCCGTCTCGTGCAGCCCtgagagctcggcggcggcgacgacgcactTCCTCGgaccgccggcgccgtccgcggcggcggcggggttccATTACCAGGAGGTCTCCTCGCAGGCGCCGTTGCCACTACCCTTGCCGCCCTACGAGCCGCAGCACGGCCAATACACCAccgtcctctcgccgccgccgccggcgccagagTTGCCGGCGACTACTacgccggcgaccggcggcgcgtTCAGGCGGTACGCGCGGCACCTCCGCCCGAGGAGGCTGCCCAAGCCGGGAAGGTGCGGGCAGAGGATGTTCAAGACGGCCATGTCGGTGCTCACCAAGATGCACGTGGCGGCGACGTACAACCGCCAGTACTACTaccagcaggcggcggccgccgccgcgtcggcgtcggcggccgaggCGCCGCCGTCCGGCAACCAGCTGCAGCACATGATCTCGGAGCGGAAGCGGCGGGAGAAGCTCAACGACAGCTTCGTCGCCCTCAAGGCCGTCCTCCCTCCCGGCTCTAag AAAGACAAGACATCGATACTGATCAGAGCAAGAGAGTACGTAAAATCTCTCGAGTCAAAGCTGTCAGAGCTGGAGGAGAAGAACCGGGATCTGGAGGCGAGGCTAGccagccgccccgccgccgccgccaagaacgacaaaggcgagacggcggcggcgccagcgccggaAGCCGGCGATGAGACGAAGCGAAAGGACCTAGTAGAGATCGAGGTGACGACGAGCGGCAGCGGCCCCGGagcggcggatgcggcggcggcggcgggaggagatcAAGAGACCTGCACGCTCAACGTAGActtgcgcggcggcggaggcggcggaggcatgAGCACGACGGACGTTGTGCTCCGGACGCTGCAGTGCCTGAGAGAGCAGAtcggcgacggcgccagcctcgtGGCGATGAGCACCagcgccggctccggcggccgccCGCCTCGTGCAAACCTAACATTACAGCTCAaggtgtaa
- the LOC127760158 gene encoding uncharacterized protein LOC127760158 isoform X3 — protein sequence MKFTCLVEFPFRGNIRSQWSCYPRCSSYAVYDDINIVLHMTAVHDEEESLVNLVHPFSCVFSTDEKGISHSSRAKNPTSRTLAVQGGHGSGLGLHFPWTFEQSSVQLLLPRQNSCIETVPDGTKDEVILLCSEHLTVVTLL from the exons ATGAAATTTACTTGTTTGGTGGAATTCCCGTTTCGTGGAAATATCAGGAGCCAATGGAGTTGCTATCCCAG ATGTTCATCTTACGCCGTATATGATGATATCAACATTGTATTGCATATGACGGCAGTGCATGATGAAGAAGAGTCTCTGGTCAATCTTGTCCACCCCTTTAGTTGTGTATTTTCCACAGATGAGAAGGGTATTTCACATAGCTCGAGAGCTAAGAATCCAACGTCCAG GACACTCGCAGTGCAGGGGGGACATGGATCAGGATTAGGCCTTCATTTTCCTTGGACCTTTGAACAGTCGTCAGTTCAGCTTCTGCTTCCCCGCCAAAATTCATGCATCGAGACAGTTCCTG ACGGCACGAAGGATGAGGTCATCCTTCTCTGCAGTGAGCATTTGACGGTCGTTACGTTGCTATAG